The following are from one region of the Halodesulfurarchaeum sp. HSR-GB genome:
- a CDS encoding peptidylprolyl isomerase: MSDEQTAESADDAAETAEESGLQNGDFVKVAYTARTVEGGDLVDTTDEEIAEEEGVDTEGQEFAPRTIVLGDGHLFPAVESDIVGQEVGDSGSVVVPATEAFGEYNEDEVRTVSAEKIPEDDRYPGAHVDVDGQHGHVETIIGGRARVDFNHPLAGEDVEYEYEILDTVEDQVEQATGLLQTFFDVELDMHLATDEVEEEVEVEDDDGETETELQTVEKETLYIESNPQLQFNQQWMMSKQQILGDVIEKLDIDRVIVQEIIDGAPAMPGMGGMGGGLGDIEASLEDADVDADEIMDELDVDELEE, encoded by the coding sequence ATGAGTGACGAACAGACGGCCGAATCGGCCGATGATGCGGCGGAGACCGCCGAGGAGTCGGGACTCCAGAACGGCGACTTCGTAAAAGTGGCGTACACCGCCCGAACAGTCGAGGGCGGCGACCTCGTGGACACGACCGACGAAGAGATTGCAGAAGAAGAGGGCGTCGACACGGAGGGCCAGGAGTTCGCCCCGCGTACGATCGTGCTGGGTGACGGTCACCTCTTCCCCGCCGTCGAGTCCGACATCGTGGGCCAGGAGGTCGGTGACTCCGGCAGCGTCGTCGTGCCCGCCACCGAAGCCTTCGGCGAGTACAACGAGGACGAAGTCCGGACGGTCAGCGCCGAGAAGATCCCGGAGGACGACCGTTACCCCGGCGCACACGTCGACGTCGACGGACAGCACGGCCACGTCGAGACGATCATCGGCGGCCGCGCCCGCGTGGACTTCAACCACCCGCTGGCCGGCGAGGACGTCGAGTACGAGTACGAGATCCTCGACACCGTCGAGGACCAGGTCGAACAGGCCACGGGCCTGCTCCAGACCTTCTTCGACGTCGAACTGGACATGCACCTCGCGACCGACGAGGTCGAGGAGGAAGTCGAAGTCGAGGACGACGACGGCGAGACCGAAACGGAGCTCCAGACCGTCGAGAAGGAGACCCTCTACATCGAGAGCAACCCACAACTGCAGTTCAACCAGCAGTGGATGATGTCCAAACAGCAGATCCTCGGTGACGTCATCGAGAAGCTGGACATCGATCGGGTCATCGTCCAGGAGATCATCGACGGCGCGCCCGCGATGCCCGGCATGGGTGGCATGGGCGGCGGACTCGGCGACATCGAGGCGTCCCTCGAAGACGCCGACGTCGACGCCGACGAGATCATGGACGAACTCGACGTGGACGAACTCGAGGAGTAA
- the purD gene encoding phosphoribosylamine--glycine ligase: protein MEERVLLVGGGGREHAIARALSTATLFAYSSNRNPGIADLASEVQIGSETDTEAIVDFATEIEATLAIIGPEAALAAGVVDALEDAGIYAFGPRAAQARLETDKAYQREFMVEHGIDARPEFESFESVEAAVEYVERVDGDVAVKPRGLTGGKGVRVTGDQVSKAEALEYMRESGYDEWVIEERLVGEEFTIQAFVANGTLRPTPAVQDHKRAYEGDEGPNTGGMGSYSDARAILPFMEAADYEAAVEVLRETVNAMADYRGVLYGQFMLTADGPKVIEYNVRFGDPEAMNTLPVLKTDFLDVLTAAREGDSLPPLSFANQATVCKYAVPEGYPTDPTAGARVTVDVDTVEDTDLFYASVDEREDGLYTTTSRSFAVLGRGETISAAENRAEVALAAVGEGFHVRHDIGTEALIQTRIEHMRSLRGDS, encoded by the coding sequence ATGGAAGAGCGAGTGCTTCTCGTCGGCGGTGGCGGCCGGGAACACGCGATCGCCCGGGCCCTCTCGACGGCCACGCTGTTTGCGTACAGTAGCAATCGGAACCCGGGTATCGCCGACCTCGCGAGCGAGGTTCAAATCGGCTCGGAGACCGACACCGAGGCAATCGTCGACTTCGCAACCGAGATCGAGGCGACCCTGGCGATCATCGGGCCCGAGGCGGCGCTGGCTGCCGGCGTGGTGGACGCGCTGGAAGACGCCGGGATCTACGCGTTCGGCCCTCGCGCTGCCCAGGCCCGGCTGGAGACGGACAAGGCCTACCAGCGGGAGTTCATGGTCGAGCACGGGATCGACGCCCGGCCCGAATTCGAGAGTTTCGAATCGGTGGAAGCGGCTGTCGAGTACGTCGAACGGGTCGACGGCGACGTGGCTGTCAAGCCCCGCGGGCTCACGGGTGGGAAGGGCGTTCGAGTGACCGGCGATCAGGTCTCGAAAGCCGAAGCACTCGAGTACATGCGGGAGAGCGGGTACGACGAGTGGGTCATCGAGGAGCGACTGGTGGGCGAGGAGTTCACGATTCAGGCCTTCGTCGCCAACGGGACGCTCCGGCCGACACCGGCCGTCCAGGACCACAAACGCGCCTACGAGGGCGACGAGGGGCCCAATACGGGCGGCATGGGGTCGTACAGCGATGCCCGCGCCATCTTGCCGTTCATGGAGGCGGCGGACTACGAGGCCGCCGTCGAGGTCCTCCGGGAGACTGTCAACGCGATGGCCGACTATCGCGGGGTCCTCTACGGACAGTTCATGCTCACCGCCGACGGCCCGAAAGTGATCGAGTACAACGTTCGGTTCGGTGACCCGGAGGCCATGAATACGCTCCCGGTGCTCAAAACCGATTTCCTCGACGTTCTGACGGCGGCCCGGGAGGGCGACTCGCTGCCGCCCCTCTCCTTTGCGAACCAGGCGACGGTGTGCAAGTACGCCGTCCCCGAGGGCTATCCGACCGACCCCACCGCGGGGGCCAGGGTGACCGTCGACGTGGACACAGTCGAGGACACGGATCTCTTCTATGCTTCCGTCGACGAGCGCGAGGACGGCCTCTACACGACGACTTCACGGTCCTTTGCGGTGCTCGGGCGGGGCGAGACCATCTCGGCCGCCGAAAACCGGGCCGAGGTCGCACTCGCTGCTGTCGGCGAGGGCTTTCACGTCCGCCACGACATCGGCACCGAGGCCCTGATCCAGACGCGTATCGAGCACATGCGCTCGCTTCGCGGCGATAGCTGA
- a CDS encoding transcriptional regulator, which produces MSREPTVQGMAEKLSTGVEVLDRELAGGLPAGSVVAYQAPAASQGELLLYELTRPRETLYLTTIRTEDAVADAIEAAKAPTGEPKIELVTGEDPIDSTRRAVRNAFEGMTVIIDPIDPLERADRARYEQLLNEIRNHMINTGGIAFLHALEGPNPPAHRETTQHMADVVLDLDVDRKGSEIDSRLTVQKYRGGKIPSESIKLDLTERVRVDTSRDIA; this is translated from the coding sequence ATGTCCAGGGAACCGACGGTTCAGGGGATGGCGGAGAAACTCTCCACCGGGGTCGAGGTCCTCGACCGCGAACTCGCCGGCGGGCTCCCGGCCGGGAGCGTCGTCGCCTACCAGGCCCCCGCCGCGAGCCAGGGAGAGTTGCTTCTCTACGAGTTGACCCGGCCTCGGGAGACGCTGTATCTCACCACCATTCGGACCGAGGACGCCGTCGCGGACGCGATCGAGGCCGCCAAGGCACCGACTGGCGAGCCGAAGATCGAACTCGTGACTGGCGAGGATCCGATCGACTCGACTCGCCGGGCCGTTCGCAACGCCTTCGAGGGCATGACGGTGATCATCGATCCCATCGACCCCCTCGAACGGGCCGATCGGGCCCGCTACGAGCAACTGCTCAACGAGATTCGAAACCACATGATCAACACGGGCGGGATCGCCTTCCTGCACGCCCTGGAGGGGCCGAACCCGCCCGCACACCGGGAGACCACCCAGCACATGGCGGACGTGGTGCTGGATCTCGATGTCGATCGAAAGGGCAGCGAGATAGACAGTCGGCTCACCGTGCAGAAGTATCGCGGCGGGAAGATTCCCAGCGAGTCGATCAAACTCGACCTCACCGAGCGGGTGCGGGTCGATACGAGCCGGGATATCGCCTGA
- a CDS encoding methionine adenosyltransferase, with the protein MTDRNIRIQSLDRGAVEDQEIEIVERKGIGHPDSICDGIAEAVSRALAQAYLDRVGKVLHYNTDETQLVAGDAAPAFGGGEVVEPIYILIVGRATKRYEGQEIPVDSIALKAARNYLRENLPNLDLETDVIVDVRLGEGSGDLQEVFSEDGGTVPMANDTSFGVGHAPLSETEQIVYNTERRLIEDFGEDHPALGQDIKVMGKREGSTIDLTVAAALVDTYVPNMEAYEAEIDAIRAYVTDLAYEYTDREVRVHVNTADDTASGAIYLTTTGTSAEQGDDGSVGRGNRANGLITPNRSMSMEATSGKNPVNHIGKIYNLLSTKIAMEVVEEVEGIRDLRVRLLSQIGSPIDQPHVADLHVITEAGYELGDVDPEIRQIVDDALASVEDLTAAVIRGELSTF; encoded by the coding sequence ATGACCGATCGGAACATCCGCATCCAGTCCCTCGACCGGGGCGCGGTCGAGGACCAGGAGATCGAGATCGTCGAACGAAAGGGGATCGGCCACCCCGACTCGATCTGTGACGGCATCGCCGAGGCCGTCTCTCGGGCGCTTGCGCAGGCGTATCTCGACCGCGTCGGGAAAGTCCTTCACTACAACACCGACGAGACCCAGCTGGTCGCCGGTGACGCCGCCCCGGCCTTCGGCGGTGGCGAGGTCGTCGAGCCGATCTACATCCTCATCGTCGGCCGCGCCACGAAACGCTACGAGGGCCAGGAGATCCCCGTCGACTCGATCGCCCTGAAGGCGGCCCGGAACTACCTCCGGGAGAACCTGCCCAACCTCGATCTCGAAACGGACGTCATCGTGGACGTTCGACTCGGCGAGGGCTCGGGGGACCTCCAGGAGGTCTTCTCCGAGGACGGCGGAACCGTTCCGATGGCCAACGACACGAGTTTCGGCGTCGGTCACGCCCCGCTCTCGGAAACCGAACAGATCGTGTACAACACCGAGCGACGGCTGATCGAGGACTTCGGCGAGGACCACCCCGCGCTGGGCCAGGACATCAAGGTGATGGGCAAGCGCGAGGGGTCGACGATCGATCTCACCGTCGCCGCGGCGCTCGTGGACACTTACGTTCCGAACATGGAGGCCTACGAGGCCGAGATCGACGCGATCCGGGCGTACGTCACCGACCTGGCCTACGAGTACACGGACCGGGAGGTCCGGGTGCACGTCAACACCGCGGACGACACCGCTTCGGGGGCGATCTATCTCACGACGACCGGCACCAGCGCCGAACAGGGTGACGATGGGTCAGTCGGCCGGGGGAACCGGGCCAACGGGCTGATCACGCCGAACCGGTCGATGTCCATGGAGGCCACGAGCGGCAAGAACCCGGTCAACCACATCGGGAAGATCTACAACCTCCTCTCCACGAAGATCGCCATGGAGGTCGTCGAAGAGGTCGAGGGCATCCGTGATCTCCGGGTCCGGCTGCTCAGTCAGATCGGGAGCCCGATCGACCAGCCACACGTCGCCGACCTCCACGTCATTACCGAGGCGGGCTACGAACTGGGCGACGTGGACCCCGAGATTCGCCAGATCGTGGACGACGCCCTGGCCAGCGTGGAGGACCTGACCGCGGCGGTCATCCGCGGCGAGCTATCCACGTTCTGA
- a CDS encoding DUF5804 family protein, protein MTEVCLRGQPDTDIQEALLAYETARSALAPYQHHHPFENTIAVETVSLGAAISLLNDLDWYLARTTRGTLLRDPSVSASEWLSRDLAEQVRNGEIPPDDTGQYLKVYGLADRELIEPMYVTRRADSIPEYDLADVEATVVVRVTEREFERG, encoded by the coding sequence ATGACCGAGGTCTGTCTCCGCGGCCAGCCCGATACTGACATCCAGGAGGCGCTGTTGGCCTACGAGACCGCGCGCTCGGCGCTGGCCCCCTACCAGCACCACCACCCCTTCGAGAACACCATCGCCGTCGAGACCGTGAGCCTGGGCGCGGCGATCTCGCTGCTGAACGACCTCGACTGGTATCTCGCCCGCACCACCCGAGGGACGCTGCTCCGGGATCCCTCCGTCTCGGCTTCGGAGTGGCTCTCGCGTGACCTGGCCGAACAGGTTCGAAACGGCGAGATCCCGCCGGACGACACCGGCCAGTACCTCAAAGTGTACGGCCTCGCGGACCGGGAACTCATCGAGCCGATGTATGTGACCCGCCGGGCGGATTCGATCCCGGAGTACGACCTCGCAGACGTCGAGGCGACCGTCGTGGTCAGGGTGACCGAGCGGGAGTTCGAGCGAGGATAG
- the cyaB gene encoding class IV adenylate cyclase — protein MYEVEMKVQAAHEPVRAALEREGARSLGRVEQVDVYFDAPHRDFAARDEALRLREETDPEGTTTALTYKGPKVDATSKTRQEFETTVGSREEMQAALSALGFEPAATVEKTRERFELDGIVVSLDTVSGLGEFVEAEAEAREADLAATREAVAAVLSRLDLDPEAQIRRSYLGMLLDD, from the coding sequence ATGTACGAAGTCGAGATGAAGGTACAGGCAGCCCACGAGCCTGTTCGGGCGGCCCTGGAGCGGGAAGGAGCCCGCTCCCTGGGGCGTGTGGAGCAGGTCGACGTGTACTTCGACGCCCCGCACCGCGATTTTGCGGCCCGGGACGAAGCCCTCCGATTGCGCGAGGAGACTGATCCCGAGGGGACGACCACGGCACTCACCTACAAGGGGCCGAAGGTCGATGCCACGTCGAAAACCCGCCAGGAGTTCGAGACGACCGTCGGCTCCCGCGAGGAGATGCAGGCGGCCCTTTCGGCCCTGGGATTCGAACCGGCTGCGACCGTCGAGAAGACCCGCGAACGCTTCGAACTCGACGGGATCGTCGTCTCCCTCGATACGGTCTCGGGACTCGGAGAGTTCGTGGAGGCCGAAGCCGAGGCCAGGGAAGCCGACCTCGCAGCGACCCGGGAGGCCGTCGCAGCGGTCCTCTCGCGCCTCGATCTCGACCCCGAGGCTCAGATCCGCCGTTCGTACCTCGGAATGCTCCTGGACGACTGA
- a CDS encoding FAD-binding protein, with product MYEHDVLVIGGGGAGLRAAIAAQEAGADVAIVSKLHPVRSHTGAAEGGINAALQAGDSWEAHATDTMKGADYLADAPAVETFARRAPKEVMQLEHWGMPFSRDEDGTVSQRPFGGLSFPRTTYAGAETGHHLLHTLYEQVIKRGITVYEEYFVTRLAVTDEPDPNERTCHGVTALDLKTGAVEGFKATGGVILATGGLGQVYDHTTNAVANTGDGMAMAYRVGVPLEDMEMIQFHPTTLPSTGVLITEGVRGEGGRLFNSEGERFMFERGYAADEGELASRDVVSRAELTEIQEGRGFGDGHVKLDMRHLGEERIMDRLENIVGLARHFEGVDPLEEPMPVKPGQHYAMGGIETDEYGSTCIEGLYAAGEAACVSLHGANRLGGNALPELFVFGAEAGRHAAGVALDPPAIGVGPDPDADREDREWPTDLGTAGAETDVVPDGRDLEPGELLGEAVAAERERVEELLEGDGDRSHVEVREQVQETMTAHVNVFREAEGLETALEDISAAREAYEDVTVTDPSRTFNTDLQQTIETRNVIDLAEVITMGALARPESRGAHWRAEHQTRRDEEWLRHTLVNWRDGDPELFYRPAILESESVTYEPEERSY from the coding sequence ATGTACGAACACGACGTACTCGTGATCGGCGGCGGCGGAGCCGGCCTGCGGGCAGCCATCGCGGCCCAGGAGGCCGGGGCTGACGTGGCCATCGTCTCGAAACTCCACCCGGTGCGGAGCCACACGGGGGCCGCCGAAGGCGGGATCAACGCCGCGCTGCAGGCCGGGGACTCCTGGGAGGCCCACGCGACGGACACGATGAAGGGCGCGGACTATCTGGCAGACGCCCCCGCAGTCGAGACCTTCGCCCGGCGAGCGCCCAAAGAAGTGATGCAACTCGAACACTGGGGGATGCCCTTCTCCAGGGACGAGGACGGGACGGTCTCCCAGCGCCCCTTTGGTGGGCTCTCCTTCCCCCGGACAACCTACGCCGGCGCGGAAACCGGCCACCATCTCCTGCACACCCTCTACGAGCAGGTCATCAAGCGCGGGATCACCGTCTACGAGGAGTACTTCGTCACTCGACTCGCGGTGACCGACGAGCCCGACCCGAACGAGCGAACCTGTCACGGCGTGACCGCGCTGGACCTCAAAACTGGAGCCGTGGAGGGGTTCAAAGCTACCGGCGGGGTGATTCTCGCCACGGGCGGCCTCGGGCAGGTGTACGACCACACGACCAACGCCGTGGCGAACACCGGCGACGGGATGGCGATGGCCTACCGGGTTGGCGTCCCCCTGGAGGACATGGAGATGATCCAGTTCCACCCGACGACCCTGCCCTCGACCGGCGTGCTCATCACTGAGGGCGTCCGCGGCGAGGGGGGCCGCCTCTTCAACAGCGAGGGCGAGCGGTTCATGTTCGAGCGCGGGTACGCCGCCGACGAGGGCGAACTCGCCTCCCGTGACGTGGTCTCCCGGGCGGAACTGACCGAGATCCAGGAGGGACGTGGCTTCGGCGATGGCCACGTCAAACTCGACATGCGTCACCTGGGCGAAGAGCGGATCATGGACCGGCTTGAGAACATCGTCGGCCTGGCCCGGCACTTCGAGGGCGTCGATCCGCTCGAAGAGCCCATGCCGGTGAAGCCAGGCCAGCACTACGCCATGGGTGGCATCGAGACCGACGAGTACGGTTCGACCTGTATCGAGGGACTCTATGCGGCCGGCGAGGCGGCCTGCGTGAGCCTCCACGGGGCGAACCGGCTGGGCGGGAACGCGCTCCCGGAACTGTTCGTCTTCGGGGCCGAAGCCGGCCGACACGCCGCGGGCGTGGCTCTGGACCCGCCAGCGATCGGGGTCGGGCCCGACCCGGACGCGGATCGGGAGGACCGCGAGTGGCCAACCGACCTGGGTACGGCAGGAGCCGAAACCGACGTCGTCCCGGACGGCCGGGATCTCGAACCCGGCGAACTCCTCGGCGAGGCCGTCGCTGCCGAGCGGGAACGCGTCGAGGAGTTATTAGAAGGCGACGGCGACCGGAGCCACGTCGAGGTCCGCGAGCAGGTCCAGGAGACCATGACCGCCCACGTCAACGTCTTCCGGGAGGCCGAGGGCCTGGAGACGGCCCTGGAGGACATCAGCGCCGCACGTGAAGCATACGAGGACGTCACGGTCACGGACCCATCACGAACCTTCAACACCGACCTCCAGCAGACGATCGAGACGCGGAACGTCATCGACCTCGCGGAGGTCATCACGATGGGCGCACTCGCTCGGCCCGAGTCACGAGGCGCTCACTGGCGGGCCGAACATCAAACGCGTCGCGACGAGGAGTGGCTCCGCCACACGCTCGTGAACTGGCGGGACGGCGACCCGGAACTCTTCTATCGGCCAGCGATCCTCGAAAGCGAGTCGGTCACCTACGAACCGGAAGAACGGTCCTACTGA
- a CDS encoding tRNA sulfurtransferase, giving the protein MQVPGADVVIVRHGDIGVKSSRVQSWMEETLAANLEATLDVWDVPGRVEQHWGRLFVRTRDPEMAARAAATVFGIVSASPARTVEPTLDAIGEALAETARATYDGGSFAVDASRAGDHDFTSQDVGRVGGDAIWTAVADEFEPEVDLDDPDHRFEVEVRDGEAYVFTERVDGPGGLPVGTQAPLVALVSGGIDSPVAAWLAMKRGAPVIPVYLDLGPYGGADHRARAIETVSRLAAFAPGQDWSLRIAPIGEPLQALDARVGDTRMLSVRRLMLMVAGEIAAETGARGIVTGESIGQKSSQTVTNLQVTDRVTDWPVHRPLLALDKQEIIAKARAIGTYETATVDAGCNRIAPDQPETQAPIERVEGAEPDELPGWARQAAAAADIQSIEPSVDLHKP; this is encoded by the coding sequence ATGCAGGTACCGGGAGCGGACGTGGTCATCGTCCGTCACGGGGATATCGGGGTCAAGTCCAGTCGGGTCCAGTCCTGGATGGAGGAGACCTTGGCAGCGAACCTCGAGGCGACCCTCGACGTCTGGGACGTTCCCGGCCGCGTCGAGCAGCACTGGGGCCGGCTCTTCGTCCGGACTCGGGACCCCGAGATGGCCGCCAGGGCGGCGGCGACCGTTTTCGGGATCGTGTCGGCCAGCCCCGCACGCACCGTCGAGCCGACCCTCGACGCGATTGGCGAGGCCCTGGCCGAGACCGCGCGGGCGACCTACGACGGGGGCTCGTTTGCCGTCGACGCGAGCCGGGCCGGCGACCACGACTTTACGAGCCAGGACGTCGGCCGGGTCGGGGGCGACGCGATCTGGACGGCCGTCGCGGACGAGTTCGAGCCCGAAGTCGATCTGGACGACCCCGATCACCGTTTCGAGGTCGAAGTGCGGGACGGCGAGGCCTACGTCTTCACCGAGCGGGTCGACGGGCCGGGTGGGCTCCCCGTCGGCACCCAGGCACCGCTGGTCGCGCTGGTGAGCGGCGGGATCGACTCGCCAGTGGCGGCCTGGCTCGCGATGAAGCGTGGCGCACCCGTCATACCCGTCTATCTCGATCTCGGGCCGTACGGTGGGGCCGACCACCGCGCCCGAGCCATCGAGACCGTCTCGCGGCTGGCCGCCTTTGCACCTGGCCAGGATTGGTCGCTGCGGATCGCGCCGATCGGCGAGCCACTCCAGGCCCTCGACGCCCGGGTTGGCGACACCCGGATGCTCTCAGTCCGGCGGCTCATGCTCATGGTCGCGGGGGAGATCGCTGCCGAGACCGGGGCCCGCGGAATCGTCACCGGGGAGTCGATCGGTCAGAAGTCCAGTCAGACGGTGACCAATCTCCAGGTTACCGATCGGGTGACCGACTGGCCAGTCCACCGCCCGCTGCTCGCGCTGGACAAACAGGAGATCATCGCGAAAGCCCGGGCCATCGGCACCTACGAAACTGCAACCGTCGACGCGGGATGTAATCGGATCGCGCCCGACCAGCCCGAGACCCAGGCTCCCATCGAACGCGTCGAGGGAGCCGAACCAGACGAACTGCCGGGCTGGGCGAGACAGGCCGCGGCGGCAGCAGACATACAGTCCATCGAGCCGTCGGTCGACCTGCACAAGCCATGA
- a CDS encoding Nramp family divalent metal transporter: MSSADASGESTAEDMPELTYPEEDWPGFIREHLGPSLLWALLGIGGSHIVLAPTLGGLYGMFGVWVIAIIYLAKYGGWELGIRYNYGIGRNPVEGYGDLPGPDHWGQVFTMLVYLVGWTVILASVGFSAATFLAALVPSLSAIQLYLLLIGFAVALTIVSRYAWIENLMKLFVLVLGGLIVLGVFVSPPSPSLVAETAFSVPDLTAPAFLGIFAALAGYAPTGLSTTVTIGSWSLAKEQGARALRRKDYDPTDERFREYIASWMRTGTRDFRVAFGFSFLLLVSMILLATSVLYPTPPQDQNLAIAIGSILQEGFGDWTFYLVVVGAFAALYSTVITVMDGAARVNADTLPLVLEREMDTDRLRRGFILLMGTASVIPILVIGQLPVTLMVFSAALMAILQVFFYFANYYIVRKHLPEAFQPDRAHTIYYAVTMLLVLGFGIMGGMSRLGLVG, translated from the coding sequence ATGTCATCAGCCGACGCGTCGGGTGAGTCCACAGCCGAGGACATGCCCGAACTTACGTATCCCGAGGAGGACTGGCCCGGATTTATCCGCGAGCACCTGGGCCCGTCGCTTCTCTGGGCGCTGCTTGGAATCGGCGGCAGTCACATCGTCCTGGCGCCGACCCTCGGTGGCCTCTACGGGATGTTCGGGGTCTGGGTTATCGCGATCATCTACCTGGCGAAGTACGGGGGCTGGGAACTGGGCATCCGGTACAACTACGGGATCGGGCGCAATCCAGTTGAGGGCTACGGGGACCTCCCCGGGCCGGACCACTGGGGACAGGTCTTCACGATGCTGGTCTACCTGGTGGGCTGGACGGTCATCCTCGCCTCGGTCGGCTTCAGCGCGGCGACCTTCCTCGCGGCACTGGTGCCCTCGCTTTCGGCCATTCAACTGTATCTCCTGTTGATCGGCTTCGCGGTGGCCCTGACCATCGTCTCCCGCTATGCCTGGATCGAGAACCTGATGAAACTCTTCGTCCTCGTGCTCGGCGGCCTCATCGTCCTGGGCGTGTTCGTCTCGCCCCCGTCGCCATCCCTGGTCGCCGAGACGGCCTTCTCGGTGCCCGATCTGACCGCGCCGGCCTTCCTGGGCATCTTCGCCGCCCTCGCGGGGTACGCCCCGACCGGGCTGAGCACCACCGTCACGATCGGGAGCTGGAGTCTCGCGAAAGAGCAGGGCGCACGGGCCCTGCGCCGCAAGGATTATGACCCGACCGACGAGCGCTTCCGGGAGTACATCGCGAGCTGGATGCGGACCGGGACCCGGGACTTCCGGGTCGCCTTCGGCTTTAGCTTCCTCCTCCTCGTGAGCATGATTCTCTTGGCGACCTCCGTCCTCTATCCCACGCCGCCACAGGATCAGAACCTCGCGATCGCGATCGGGAGCATTCTCCAGGAGGGCTTCGGTGACTGGACGTTCTACCTGGTGGTCGTCGGCGCGTTCGCGGCGCTTTACTCCACCGTCATCACGGTCATGGACGGAGCCGCTCGGGTCAACGCCGACACGCTCCCGCTCGTGCTGGAACGTGAGATGGACACCGACCGCCTCCGTCGCGGGTTCATCCTGCTCATGGGGACGGCGAGTGTGATTCCGATCCTGGTCATCGGGCAGTTGCCGGTCACCCTGATGGTGTTCTCCGCCGCGCTGATGGCGATCCTCCAGGTCTTCTTCTACTTCGCGAACTACTACATCGTCCGGAAACACCTCCCCGAGGCCTTCCAGCCCGACCGGGCCCACACGATCTATTATGCCGTCACAATGTTGCTCGTGCTCGGCTTTGGCATCATGGGCGGAATGAGTCGACTCGGCCTCGTCGGCTGA
- a CDS encoding XapX domain-containing protein yields MNAAVPVLALLTGLLTGVVFGLLKAPIPAPPSISGVLGILGIYLGYVAIEGTEIGVDLLAILGLR; encoded by the coding sequence ATGAACGCCGCCGTTCCCGTCCTGGCATTACTCACCGGCTTGCTCACGGGTGTCGTCTTCGGACTGCTCAAGGCCCCGATTCCCGCGCCGCCGAGCATCTCCGGCGTGCTGGGCATTCTGGGGATCTATCTCGGCTACGTCGCCATCGAGGGGACCGAAATTGGCGTGGACCTGCTGGCGATCCTCGGCCTCCGCTGA
- a CDS encoding succinate dehydrogenase/fumarate reductase iron-sulfur subunit: MAESVDPDTSGLQGGDTQPKSEGETVELQIFRYDPEIESKTEAHFEGFRVQTHEGMTVLDALIEARDEQDPSLTFRHSCRQGVCGSDALFINGRQRLGCKTQIDELSTPIRIEPLPHHPVVKDLVVDMDDFYERMRAVEPYFDPDDPPPGELEERKQTRENREAVKLSTRCIWCGACTSSCSIAADEDVYLGPAAINKGYRFYADEREGEDRKAKRLELLTETDGVWRCQTQFSCTTVCPQEIPLTEHIQQLKRDATKADLKFW, translated from the coding sequence GTTGCAGATTTTCCGGTACGATCCGGAGATCGAGTCCAAGACCGAGGCCCACTTCGAGGGGTTCCGTGTCCAGACCCACGAGGGGATGACAGTCCTCGACGCCCTGATCGAGGCCCGGGACGAACAGGACCCCTCGCTCACCTTCAGACACTCCTGTCGGCAAGGGGTCTGCGGGTCGGACGCGTTGTTCATCAACGGCAGGCAACGCCTCGGGTGCAAGACCCAGATCGACGAGCTCTCGACGCCGATCCGAATCGAACCGCTACCCCATCACCCGGTCGTCAAGGACCTCGTCGTGGACATGGACGACTTCTACGAGCGAATGCGGGCGGTCGAACCGTACTTCGACCCCGACGATCCACCACCCGGTGAACTCGAAGAGCGCAAACAGACCCGGGAGAACCGCGAGGCGGTCAAGCTGAGTACCCGGTGTATCTGGTGTGGGGCCTGTACCTCCTCCTGTTCCATCGCCGCCGACGAGGACGTCTATCTGGGACCGGCGGCCATCAACAAGGGGTATCGCTTCTACGCCGACGAGCGGGAGGGCGAGGATCGCAAAGCAAAGCGACTGGAGCTGTTGACCGAGACCGACGGCGTCTGGCGGTGTCAGACCCAGTTCTCCTGCACGACGGTCTGTCCCCAGGAGATCCCGCTCACCGAACACATCCAGCAACTCAAACGCGACGCGACGAAGGCGGACCTGAAATTCTGGTAA